In Chitinophaga sp. HK235, a single window of DNA contains:
- a CDS encoding TonB-dependent receptor: protein MVKLVFLKWKGKSVPAGKLLLTMKLTIFLFLTCLQVQAICFAQESITLQVRETSIKQLLKTLEHQTAYRFVFHDKTLPEDRKVSVSAKGATLEAVLSQAFAGTRLAWTQKEDGLVVVYANDHAVTKAAADMTIRGTVKGTDNLPLPGVTVRAVGTNAGALTAADGTYTLTAPDNARLLQFSLVGYTTRQIEISNRHEINVTLQEDVKTLNAVTVTGYTNYARDKSTASAGVVGSDKITQVPMASFEQILQGRVPGMMVSAGSGQPGTAATVTVRGVGTINGNSSVLYVMDGIPIEAGQFQGINPEDIASVTVLKDASAKALYGSRGSNGVIVITTKKGQAGKVSFSYKSQYGFSNMTTPKFKMMNSAEHLQFEEEIGLETGSNLGPGWEYSKKNPDYATKTPEEQRQADHILDSLRNTSTDWRKIFLQNGQFQEHQLSASGGNDNVRFYSSLNYYDQQGIARRSGLKRYSLKNNVDFNAGRLTANINVGLAYSESSFIEREASSSGQNPLAAVYYALPYEYPYAADGTLVTNWNDDVYPVYDLREGSNALEALLNTSSKDNQLKSIIGTSLNFTIAKGLVAKTRLGLDFRETTTERYVNPDSYSGYKVDNGAKGSFGEGVTRNFTLVTTSGLTYSKNIANRHDFEVSGYFEFTKNNYRAFDYTGFDLDGRLPATPAAITPGSPFSPVLGGGRTRSALASYIAVGRYTFDEKYTLNASFRYDGASTVPPSNRWHGFYSVGIGWEVKKENFLRDVSFVDNLRFRASYGTSANPFSTLGPFAYFRTYGTDQYAGHPAIVPSQPGNPGYDWEYAKELNVGFDLGIWNNRIRIVTDVYNKITNNLFIDQPLSITSGFGNMFLNSGAMRNRGIEMDVQADVLKRKDFTWNVGFNFAYNKNVITDLGGANEFAQGTSQIVRVGLPYGSHYAPKWAGVDPQTGNPLYYDRSGKTTSDYNETALSVAEFGTYIPPFTGGFNTGVNWKGFYLNALFTFADKTMRYLNEDYYNENPAFASSNQSVRMLYDRWKKPGDNAILPRFGTKRGYSSRDIQDASYLRLRNVSIGYNLPKTMLSQLKFVQGVQIFAQAQNLYTWTKWKSFDPENANGEGRFDYPSARTYTFGLNVNF from the coding sequence GAAAGAAGACGGGCTGGTAGTAGTATATGCCAACGACCATGCTGTCACCAAAGCCGCGGCAGATATGACCATCCGCGGAACAGTAAAAGGCACCGATAACCTCCCGCTGCCGGGTGTTACGGTAAGAGCGGTAGGCACTAATGCCGGCGCACTTACCGCTGCTGATGGCACCTATACACTCACCGCACCTGATAACGCCCGTCTGCTGCAGTTTTCGCTGGTAGGTTACACTACCCGGCAGATAGAGATCAGTAACAGACACGAAATTAATGTTACCCTGCAGGAAGATGTGAAAACACTGAACGCAGTAACGGTAACCGGCTATACGAACTATGCCAGGGATAAATCCACCGCTTCTGCAGGCGTAGTAGGGTCCGACAAAATAACACAAGTACCGATGGCCAGCTTTGAACAGATCCTGCAAGGACGTGTGCCTGGTATGATGGTGTCTGCCGGCTCCGGTCAGCCCGGAACAGCTGCCACCGTTACTGTCAGAGGTGTAGGTACCATCAACGGTAACTCCTCCGTATTGTACGTGATGGACGGTATTCCTATTGAAGCAGGACAGTTTCAGGGCATCAACCCGGAAGACATCGCCTCCGTGACGGTCTTAAAAGATGCTTCCGCCAAAGCACTCTATGGCTCTCGTGGCTCCAATGGTGTGATCGTTATCACCACCAAAAAAGGACAAGCCGGCAAAGTATCTTTCTCCTATAAATCACAATACGGTTTCTCCAATATGACCACGCCCAAATTCAAGATGATGAACTCCGCAGAACATCTGCAGTTCGAAGAAGAAATAGGGCTGGAAACCGGTTCCAATCTGGGCCCCGGCTGGGAGTACTCCAAAAAGAACCCCGACTATGCCACCAAAACACCGGAAGAACAAAGGCAAGCCGATCATATACTGGACAGCCTGAGAAATACCAGCACCGACTGGCGCAAAATATTCCTGCAAAACGGCCAGTTCCAGGAACACCAGCTGAGCGCCAGCGGCGGCAATGATAACGTTCGTTTTTACAGCTCACTGAACTATTACGATCAGCAGGGTATCGCCAGACGCTCCGGCTTAAAACGCTATAGCCTGAAAAACAATGTGGACTTCAATGCCGGCCGGTTGACCGCTAACATCAACGTGGGCCTCGCTTATTCAGAATCTTCCTTCATTGAAAGAGAAGCTTCCAGCAGCGGCCAGAACCCGCTGGCAGCCGTATATTACGCATTGCCTTATGAATATCCTTATGCTGCAGATGGTACACTGGTCACCAACTGGAACGACGATGTATACCCTGTATACGATCTGCGTGAAGGCAGCAACGCACTCGAAGCCCTGCTGAATACCAGCAGTAAAGATAACCAGCTGAAAAGCATCATCGGTACATCCCTGAATTTCACCATTGCTAAAGGGCTGGTGGCCAAAACTAGGCTGGGACTCGATTTCAGAGAAACCACCACAGAACGTTATGTAAACCCGGATTCCTACTCCGGTTACAAAGTAGACAACGGAGCAAAAGGCAGCTTCGGTGAAGGCGTTACCCGCAACTTCACCCTGGTAACTACTTCTGGCCTTACCTATTCAAAAAATATTGCCAACCGCCACGATTTTGAAGTGTCCGGTTATTTCGAATTTACAAAGAACAACTACCGCGCTTTTGACTACACCGGCTTCGACCTGGACGGCCGTCTGCCGGCCACGCCGGCGGCCATTACGCCAGGATCGCCTTTCAGCCCTGTGTTGGGGGGCGGCCGTACCCGCAGTGCACTGGCCTCTTATATTGCAGTAGGCCGTTACACCTTTGATGAAAAATATACCCTGAACGCCAGCTTCCGTTATGATGGCGCTTCTACCGTGCCTCCTTCCAACAGGTGGCATGGCTTCTATTCTGTGGGTATCGGATGGGAAGTGAAAAAGGAAAATTTCCTGAGAGATGTAAGTTTTGTGGATAACCTGCGCTTCCGCGCCAGCTATGGTACTTCCGCCAATCCTTTCTCTACACTGGGACCCTTTGCTTACTTCCGCACTTATGGAACAGACCAGTATGCAGGCCATCCGGCCATTGTGCCTTCACAACCCGGCAACCCTGGCTACGACTGGGAATACGCCAAAGAGCTCAACGTCGGCTTCGACCTCGGTATCTGGAACAACCGTATCCGCATCGTGACAGATGTGTATAACAAGATTACCAACAACCTGTTTATAGATCAGCCGCTGTCTATCACTTCCGGCTTCGGCAATATGTTCCTCAATTCCGGTGCTATGCGCAACAGAGGTATTGAAATGGATGTGCAGGCTGATGTGCTGAAACGTAAGGATTTCACCTGGAACGTTGGTTTTAACTTCGCCTATAATAAAAACGTGATCACTGATCTGGGTGGTGCCAATGAGTTTGCGCAGGGCACTTCACAGATTGTGCGGGTAGGGCTGCCTTATGGCTCACACTATGCGCCCAAATGGGCCGGTGTAGACCCGCAGACCGGCAATCCCCTGTATTACGACAGGAGCGGCAAAACCACCAGCGACTATAACGAAACCGCCCTCAGTGTAGCTGAATTTGGTACCTATATCCCGCCCTTCACCGGTGGCTTCAATACCGGCGTGAACTGGAAAGGGTTTTATCTGAATGCACTGTTCACTTTCGCAGATAAAACCATGCGTTATCTCAATGAAGACTATTACAACGAAAACCCTGCTTTCGCCAGCAGTAATCAGTCTGTACGCATGTTGTACGACCGCTGGAAGAAACCTGGTGATAACGCGATCCTGCCTCGTTTTGGCACTAAACGCGGTTATTCTTCCAGAGATATCCAGGATGCTTCTTATCTGCGCTTAAGGAATGTCAGCATCGGTTATAATCTGCCGAAGACAATGTTGTCGCAGCTGAAATTTGTACAGGGCGTACAGATCTTTGCTCAGGCCCAGAACCTGTACACCTGGACCAAATGGAAAAGTTTTGACCCGGAAAATGCCAATGGCGAAGGGCGCTTCGATTATCCCAGCGCACGTACCTACACCTTTGGCCTGAACGTTAACTTTTAA